CCGCAGCCTCTCGCGCGAAAGCAATACCTACTATTAGAGTAGATTGGGAAGTCTGTAGTTGTAAGTAGATATGTACCTTATTATGTGTAGTGTTTATGTTatagataaaattaataaaagtattgTCGAAAACATTGCGTTTTGGTTGTGAATTCAGATGAACACATTTCACATAGGTACATTCAATAGGTTTTTGTTGTGAATTTAGAACTTTATCCACACATTTCACATACATTCAATCGCCTGTGTTTCAGTGGATGGTAAAAATTTGTAAAGTAGTACCGACGTGTTATTTTGAATGTCATAAGAGTCAAATTTCCATAAATCTCTTCTCTACTTTAGTATTTAcacattatttatatgtttcCCATAGCAACATTATCTAACGAGTCTATCATTTCACTGACGTCTTTACCGTCTCTATTGTTATTGTAAACAAAcagtttatataaattaaacgacAGGAAAAGatatttgtatgtaggtatttttattgcaatagCATAGTGTACCTCATGGCGAACCTGAAGTTGCCGCAACTCGATGAAAGAACTGTGTTTGACGTCGTCGAAGAAAATTTCAAGAGGTTAGATATGGTAAGTAtgcaaacattatttatttacttatttaaaaccTTTTAAAACATATTACGGCAGTAGTATTCAGGCAACGTGACATCTGTTAACCCTCCAGTTCCAACTTGGTCTTCTTCAGTCCAATGAAGAAAGCTCAATTGAAATGGAAGGATGGTTCTTTTAGAGCATAACCTATGTTAGAGTCGTAGAACCAGCAAAATCCCTATACAAGAGCAGGAATCTAGAGCCCATGGTTAACTTCTATTTTTTTACCATGATCATTgactataatatttaaatagtaGGTACTCTACTGTTTTCTAACCCCAACGATATTtcgtttgtatattttaaatttaagccTGATTTGCTCAACACCACGCCTACTAAAACCtacattacatttataaaatttacagaaaACCTATGTAAACCGTGTAATTTACTGCGGGGAACACACCCTGCCGGTGCCAGAGCTGATAGACATTGTGGAGAGGACCGTGAACGACGTGAACGCCTCGTATTGTGACGTGAACATACACGGCATCCTACTCGTGTATGCCAGCTACTTTGTACATGTTCTTGAGGTTTGTACGTGTTTTACGTACTTAAAATAGTTGTACTGCCGGCTGCCTGTGACTGTTGACTGCTTTTCTTTAAGAAGTTTTGGAGAGCTGTCGTGTACTTAGTCGGTAGGCTGAATTCAATGAAATAGAGTTGTGGTTTAAAGCATGCGCGGCGCCCCAAAACCGGATTGATAGGGTCACAGCTGGTAGGTTGTTAAAAGTAAATCATTTCATTTTTAACTTGGTTTTGATATTCCTATCAAAActtgaaagaaagaagaaagaaagaaaagacatttatttaacttaccTAAGacttaccttaaaaatatggTTCTAAGTTACTTTATAATCTTctaaaataactatttattagGGCTCCGAAGACACTCTCCATAGACAGCTAAGGTTCTTGTTCAAAGAGGAACAGAAGTACAAAGAGCGTCTCGAAGCTACAGAAGAAGAAGAACTAGAGAacgaggaagaagaagaagaggaaGAGGAAGTGGTGGAGGGTCTAGCGGTGCTCGAGGAGCCGGCTGTGCGGGCGCCGCCGGCCGTGTTCAAACGAATGAAGATGCTCATGGTCTACCATTCTGTGCAGAAGGTAATGACAGTTAGGTATGAGTTGGAATGACTGTGCTACGCCTATACGTTCTTTACTACGCCACATAGGCAGCTAATTGCCGGGTTGCaccttgtttatttatttaaaagtacctTTAACTAATCGTTGTCTATAGGTTGAAAGGGGTTTTAGGCATTTTAATCAAAGGAAACATAATCCTTTCCGTAACATGATGACCAACCTTAAGCGTACTACACACATGCCGGCGGCATACCTACAATGAAGGGCTAGCTGAAGGGCTAGCTGCCGGCCGTGCCGCCATCACTGTGTGCTGTGTGAGCCTTTAGTTCAGCATGGTTCCGCTCTCGCGTCTTTGATTTAGAAATAACGAATatatttgacgaccgaatggcgcagtggttagtgaccctgactactgagccgaaggtcccgggttcgattcccggctgggaaTCTGGgcctcgggtcttgggtgttgatatttatatttaatatgtatctatctatgtattggTGTAGATATATATCAgttgtccgatacccataacacaggctctgcctagcttggggtcggatggccgtgtgtgaagatgtccccacatattattattattatttattattattatatataggtatataaatatattataatgagaTAAATATCTCTCCCCATTCCCCACATAACCCCCCAGCGGTACTGCTGGTTGTGGcgcgcggtggcggcggcccCCCCCGCGCTTGTGACTGGACTGGAGCGGGCGGCGCCCGCGGATTACCATATAGCTCACCTCCGAGTGTGTCTCGCCAAGCTGCAAGCTCTTACGGAGATGGCTAATGCGTCTCTATGGGTTAGTAGAGGTCTGCTTCGTTAATAGGCACGTACTGTTCTGTCCAAACAACTTGAATGTTCTTGAAATTGGATATATAAGCCATAGGCGGTTTGCTAGTTTGACAAAGCACAAAAGTGTAATCGCGGCCAACTTCAAGAACATTCAAGTTATTTGGACCAAAATTGTACCTATTTTGAAAACGCAAAACCACCTACCTACTTTCATTCAAGCACCAACCATTTttacccgcgagcttcgcttctcCATAAAAAGGGAATCACTTTTCCCGTAAATCCAGGATAAAAATCCAGGATATAAGAATAAGTTCCTGCTTACCAAATTTCTCAAAATTCCGATAGTTTTTACGTGTAAATGtaacatcctaactaatattataaatgcgaaagtaactgtgtctgtctgttactctttcacgccaaaactactggacggatttgaatggaatttggtatacattatggtctagactctagaccctcagaaagaacataggctactttttatcccggaattcccacgggaaaacattttaaggcgaagcgaagctcgcgggaacagctagtaacatAATAAAGGTCCATTCAGTACTACCCTTCACACAGTTGCCATTCGACGGTGTCAGCGCGACGGACCCCCGTATGGAGACGCTGCCTGAAGCCGGCCT
The sequence above is a segment of the Plutella xylostella chromosome 29, ilPluXylo3.1, whole genome shotgun sequence genome. Coding sequences within it:
- the LOC105394774 gene encoding uncharacterized protein LOC105394774 isoform X1; amino-acid sequence: MANLKLPQLDERTVFDVVEENFKRLDMKTYVNRVIYCGEHTLPVPELIDIVERTVNDVNASYCDVNIHGILLVYASYFVHVLEGSEDTLHRQLRFLFKEEQKYKERLEATEEEELENEEEEEEEEEVVEGLAVLEEPAVRAPPAVFKRMKMLMVYHSVQKRYCWLWRAVAAAPPALVTGLERAAPADYHIAHLRVCLAKLQALTEMANASLWLPFDGVSATDPRMETLPEAGLLDFLLSSPYVLDLRETYAMHRKVGDYSYYNELVWPLPTHFTPRHLYKLKVDDTFVEPLPVMPWEQAEEEDEREDRDSDSDES
- the LOC105394774 gene encoding uncharacterized protein LOC105394774 isoform X2; this encodes MANLKLPQLDERTVFDVVEENFKRLDMKTYVNRVIYCGEHTLPVPELIDIVERTVNDVNASYCDVNIHGILLVYASYFVHVLEGSEDTLHRQLRFLFKEEQKYKERLEATEEEELENEEEEEEEEEVVEGLAVLEEPAVRAPPAVFKRMKMLMVYHSVQKLPFDGVSATDPRMETLPEAGLLDFLLSSPYVLDLRETYAMHRKVGDYSYYNELVWPLPTHFTPRHLYKLKVDDTFVEPLPVMPWEQAEEEDEREDRDSDSDES